The following are from one region of the Arcobacter defluvii genome:
- a CDS encoding NUDIX hydrolase: MLNTSLERIGCFDTVLDPYNGITIESKDLPSTKEEFEINLNFLINEVENKRNLIWIYIDIKKSDFIPICTQRGFIFHSCDEDYVLVVKRLKEYAVIPTCANHTLGVGAVVINENNELLVIKEKISNIGYKLPGGHIDNGEMISTAVVREVFEETGIEVEFESIISLGHFFPHQFHKSNLYVLCTANPKTYEINIQDTHEIIDAKWVDVNKYLEDETVLNYSKAVVLAALEYKGFIKANHEVLCHIRKDFELFFPIESKKLV; the protein is encoded by the coding sequence ATGTTAAATACAAGTTTAGAAAGAATAGGGTGTTTTGACACCGTACTTGATCCATATAATGGAATCACAATAGAATCAAAAGATTTACCATCAACTAAAGAAGAGTTTGAAATAAATTTAAACTTTTTAATAAATGAAGTTGAAAATAAAAGAAATCTAATTTGGATATATATAGATATTAAAAAATCAGATTTTATTCCAATTTGTACACAAAGAGGTTTTATTTTTCACTCTTGTGATGAAGATTATGTGTTGGTTGTAAAAAGATTAAAAGAATATGCAGTCATTCCAACTTGTGCAAATCATACTTTAGGAGTTGGTGCAGTTGTAATAAATGAAAATAATGAACTTCTAGTAATAAAAGAAAAAATTTCAAATATTGGATATAAACTTCCAGGTGGTCACATAGATAATGGTGAAATGATTTCAACTGCTGTTGTAAGAGAAGTTTTTGAAGAGACAGGTATAGAAGTTGAATTTGAGTCTATTATATCTTTAGGGCATTTTTTCCCTCATCAATTTCACAAGTCAAACTTATATGTTTTATGTACTGCAAATCCTAAAACTTATGAAATAAATATTCAAGATACTCATGAAATAATAGATGCAAAATGGGTAGATGTAAATAAATATTTAGAAGATGAAACTGTACTTAATTACTCAAAAGCAGTTGTTTTAGCTGCACTCGAGTATAAAGGTTTTATTAAAGCAAATCATGAGGTCTTATGTCATATCAGAAAAGATTTTGAACTATTTTTCCCAATAGAAAGTAAGAAGCTTGTATAA
- a CDS encoding ester cyclase codes for MKKLTNKELVKIYYDELWNKQNKDYIDILFDDNITFHGSLDIDVKGKKQFEEYMDTILTGIPNLFHSIITMICEGDTIAVKALYNGRHTGKLFDFEPSNNKIAYNGASFFKFKDGKIIDVWVLGDLKTLIKQLS; via the coding sequence ATGAAGAAATTGACTAATAAAGAATTAGTAAAAATATATTATGATGAATTATGGAATAAACAAAATAAAGATTATATTGATATTCTATTTGATGATAATATAACTTTTCACGGATCTTTGGACATTGATGTAAAAGGCAAAAAACAGTTCGAAGAGTATATGGATACTATTTTAACAGGTATTCCAAATCTTTTCCATAGTATTATTACTATGATTTGTGAAGGTGATACTATTGCGGTTAAAGCATTGTATAATGGTAGACATACTGGTAAGTTATTTGACTTTGAGCCAAGTAACAATAAAATCGCTTATAATGGAGCATCTTTTTTCAAATTTAAAGATGGCAAGATTATAGACGTTTGGGTACTTGGTGATTTAAAAACTCTTATCAAGCAACTTTCATAA
- a CDS encoding phytanoyl-CoA dioxygenase family protein yields the protein MTLDEKQLKEFHENGFLVLKKFVNEVFCDAILEKAKEHLLKKQAPIESEQEYMNLDENNITVRRLRQVYDREEVFRSWMTNEKIRPILKQILNDTPVLTLAHHNSIMTKLPKESTRTYWHQDRRYWNFENNDLVSVWLALGDENLKNGLLEFIPASHKITFEKEQFDEKSNFLDKHPKNIELIKTRIHTNLEKGDVVLFHCKTLHHANKNTTDTPKISFVYTVRAASNKPTNNTRSDFKEVILD from the coding sequence ATGACATTAGATGAAAAGCAATTAAAAGAGTTCCATGAAAATGGTTTTTTAGTTCTTAAAAAATTTGTAAATGAAGTTTTTTGCGATGCAATTTTAGAAAAAGCAAAAGAACATTTACTTAAAAAACAAGCTCCCATCGAGAGTGAACAAGAATATATGAATCTTGATGAAAATAATATTACAGTAAGAAGATTAAGACAAGTTTATGATAGAGAAGAAGTTTTTAGAAGTTGGATGACAAATGAAAAAATCAGACCAATTTTAAAACAAATATTAAATGATACTCCTGTTTTAACTTTAGCCCATCATAATTCAATAATGACGAAATTACCAAAAGAAAGCACTAGAACTTATTGGCATCAAGATAGACGTTATTGGAATTTTGAAAATAATGATTTAGTTTCAGTTTGGCTTGCACTTGGTGATGAAAATCTCAAAAATGGATTATTGGAGTTTATTCCTGCTTCTCATAAAATTACTTTTGAAAAAGAACAATTTGATGAAAAAAGCAATTTTTTAGATAAACATCCTAAAAATATTGAACTTATAAAAACAAGAATTCATACAAATTTAGAAAAAGGGGATGTTGTATTATTTCACTGTAAAACACTTCATCATGCAAATAAAAATACAACAGATACTCCAAAAATATCTTTTGTTTACACAGTTAGAGCTGCTTCAAACAAACCAACAAACAACACAAGAAGTGATTTTAAAGAGGTAATCCTTGACTAA
- a CDS encoding FRG domain-containing protein, translated as MWKLEINTINNVSEYLDVIRKRGFLCCYRGQTQDWPLVPSLGRLKDRNFLDGLLEIEEEIVEKFTQYSYPYLENKSMSYFEYLIQAQHHGLPTRLLDFTSNPLIALYFAIEENISNTDGVVWWY; from the coding sequence ATGTGGAAATTAGAAATAAATACAATTAATAATGTTTCAGAATATTTAGATGTTATTAGAAAAAGAGGTTTTTTATGTTGTTATAGAGGTCAAACACAAGATTGGCCGTTAGTCCCATCATTAGGAAGATTAAAAGATAGAAATTTTTTAGATGGATTACTTGAAATAGAAGAAGAAATTGTTGAAAAATTTACCCAGTATTCTTATCCTTATTTGGAAAATAAATCAATGTCATATTTTGAATACTTAATTCAAGCTCAGCATCATGGTCTTCCAACAAGACTTTTAGATTTTACATCAAATCCATTAATTGCATTATATTTTGCTATTGAAGAAAATATTTCTAATACAGATGGAGTTGTTTGGTGGTATTGA
- a CDS encoding helix-hairpin-helix domain-containing protein, with product MTNNLINLLEQKTSFSKGVIQNILKLLEDGCTIPFIARYRKDLTSNATDEQLRDFEEIYNYSLKLLNRKEEIISILKERNFLDEKIQNHINSATTLQMLEDIYAPFKDKKSSRTSTAIENGLEPLANIIQSMKYSLDEINQKAKQFLNKEVTTIEDAINGASDIIAQRYADDFRTKEVIRNIVLNYGIIETKKTKTFNENGVYVSVANISEKVKYIKSHRFLAINRAVNEKELTIKIEVDENYILENIKKYKIPVSASSSKELVFEAYKDGLKRLLLPSLKREALSELKEKASSEAITLFGKNLKELLLTPPLVNQVILGMDPGFVSGCKLAVIDENGNYLASNVIYPTKPKEDFLNSSKVVLELIKKYKINSIAIGNGTASQETAAFISKLINENNLDVKYAVVSEIGASVYSASKIAMMEYPNLDVTIRGAISIAQRLRDPMAALVKIDPKSLGIGQYQHDVNQKELSAKLENVTVDLVNKVGVDINSASYKLLSFISGISEKLALNIIEHKEKIKNFKTKAELLKVKGIGAKAYEQSVGFLRIKDGKSILDNTAIHPENYDVVEKLQKKYKIEEIKDDQIEEISKELNCPILLLKDIIAELLKPGYDVRSEFDTVEFSKDIKTIEDLKEGFIISGVVRNITDFGAFVDIGLKNDGLIHISQISEKRISHPMDVLSINQQLKNIKVISIDLEKQRVGLSLK from the coding sequence TTGACTAATAATTTAATAAACTTACTAGAGCAAAAAACCTCATTTTCTAAAGGTGTAATTCAAAACATATTAAAACTTTTAGAAGATGGATGTACGATTCCTTTTATTGCTCGATATAGAAAAGATTTAACTTCAAATGCAACAGATGAACAACTTCGTGATTTTGAAGAGATTTATAACTACTCATTAAAACTTCTAAATAGAAAAGAAGAAATTATCTCTATTTTAAAAGAGAGAAATTTTTTAGATGAAAAAATCCAAAATCACATAAATAGTGCCACAACTTTACAAATGTTAGAGGATATTTACGCACCTTTTAAAGATAAAAAATCTTCAAGAACCTCAACAGCTATTGAAAATGGACTTGAACCGCTTGCTAATATTATTCAAAGTATGAAATACTCACTTGATGAAATAAATCAAAAAGCAAAACAGTTTTTAAATAAAGAAGTTACAACTATAGAAGATGCAATAAATGGAGCTAGTGATATTATCGCCCAAAGATATGCCGATGATTTTAGAACTAAAGAAGTGATTAGAAATATTGTTTTAAACTATGGAATAATAGAAACCAAAAAAACAAAAACATTTAATGAAAATGGTGTTTATGTAAGTGTTGCAAATATTAGTGAAAAAGTGAAATATATAAAATCACATAGATTTTTAGCAATCAATAGAGCTGTAAATGAAAAAGAGTTAACAATAAAAATCGAAGTTGATGAAAACTATATCTTAGAAAATATAAAAAAATATAAAATTCCAGTAAGTGCCTCAAGCTCAAAAGAGTTAGTTTTTGAAGCCTACAAAGATGGATTAAAAAGATTACTTCTTCCAAGTCTAAAAAGAGAAGCACTGAGTGAACTAAAAGAGAAAGCTTCAAGTGAAGCAATCACACTTTTTGGGAAAAATCTAAAAGAGTTACTTCTTACTCCTCCTCTTGTAAATCAAGTGATTTTAGGAATGGATCCTGGATTCGTAAGTGGTTGTAAATTAGCTGTAATTGATGAAAATGGAAATTATCTAGCTTCAAATGTGATTTATCCAACCAAACCAAAAGAGGATTTTCTAAACTCATCAAAAGTAGTTTTAGAGCTTATCAAAAAATACAAAATCAACTCAATAGCAATAGGAAATGGAACAGCCTCGCAAGAGACAGCAGCATTTATATCAAAATTAATAAATGAAAATAACTTAGATGTAAAATATGCAGTTGTTAGTGAAATAGGAGCAAGTGTTTATTCAGCTTCAAAAATAGCCATGATGGAATATCCAAATCTAGACGTTACAATAAGAGGTGCAATCTCAATAGCCCAAAGACTTCGTGACCCAATGGCTGCTTTAGTAAAAATAGATCCAAAATCACTAGGAATTGGACAATATCAACATGATGTAAATCAAAAAGAGTTAAGTGCTAAACTAGAAAATGTAACTGTGGATTTAGTAAATAAAGTAGGAGTTGATATAAACTCAGCTTCATATAAACTACTTTCATTTATCTCTGGAATCTCAGAAAAACTAGCTCTTAATATAATAGAACATAAAGAAAAAATCAAAAACTTCAAAACAAAAGCAGAACTTCTAAAAGTAAAAGGAATAGGAGCAAAAGCCTATGAACAATCAGTTGGATTTTTAAGAATCAAAGATGGAAAAAGTATCTTAGATAATACAGCTATTCATCCAGAAAACTACGATGTTGTTGAAAAGCTACAAAAAAAATACAAAATAGAAGAGATAAAAGATGATCAAATTGAAGAAATTTCAAAAGAACTAAACTGCCCTATTTTACTTCTAAAAGATATTATTGCAGAACTTTTAAAACCAGGCTACGATGTAAGAAGTGAATTTGACACAGTAGAGTTTTCAAAAGATATAAAAACAATAGAAGACCTAAAAGAAGGATTTATAATAAGTGGAGTTGTGCGAAATATCACAGACTTTGGAGCTTTTGTAGATATAGGCCTAAAAAATGACGGATTAATTCACATCTCACAAATAAGCGAAAAAAGAATCTCTCATCCAATGGATGTACTTAGTATAAATCAACAGTTAAAAAATATCAAAGTTATTAGTATTGATTTGGAGAAACAGAGGGTTGGGTTGAGTTTGAAATAA
- a CDS encoding RidA family protein produces MKTIISTSKAPSAIGPYNQATAFDKLIFTSGQIALDPTTMEIVNGGVQEQTKQVMENLKAVLEEAGSSFENVLKTTCYLSDMDNFVAFNEIYGQYFKGETAPARSTVAVKTLPKNVLVEVDTIAFKK; encoded by the coding sequence ATGAAAACAATAATTTCAACATCAAAAGCACCAAGTGCAATTGGACCATATAATCAAGCAACAGCATTTGATAAACTAATTTTCACTTCAGGACAAATTGCACTAGACCCAACAACTATGGAAATAGTAAATGGTGGAGTTCAAGAACAAACAAAACAAGTTATGGAAAATCTAAAAGCAGTTTTAGAAGAGGCAGGAAGCTCTTTTGAAAATGTTTTAAAAACTACTTGTTATTTATCAGATATGGATAATTTTGTAGCTTTCAATGAAATCTACGGTCAATATTTCAAAGGTGAAACTGCACCTGCTAGAAGTACAGTTGCTGTTAAAACATTACCAAAAAATGTTTTAGTTGAAGTAGATACAATCGCTTTTAAAAAATAA
- a CDS encoding ABC transporter substrate-binding protein has product MIIKKLLIILLLFIFNAQINANQNITLYLDWLNQFQFAGYYIAKEKGYYENIGLNVEIKESNKDINILDKVINNENSYGIGKSSLILDTLSGKDIILLSSIYQSSPLVLLSLKSLNIKTIKDLKNKKIMITNDAIEATSIKSMITSQNLNLNDIKIQKHTFNIEDLINGKTDVMACYLSNEPHILEKRNIEYNIIDPNEYNFNFYEGILFTSKKELLNNSIRVQDFNEASLKGWKYAFENIEETAKIIFEKYNTQNKSLEDLIYEGKILKKLSKYNESLLGDISAEKIDEIKKIYTFLGLNKDNNKFDTNSIILNKTKIILNKEKLDYLRNNHFTLLVEDNKIPFSFKLTNEFKGIEIDFWDFISKKLNKPFNLEETISNKLFNIFSNTIKARFVYSLKKITSDKYILSNSIAQIPIAIVTKNDKNYISDLSVLENVKIGVFDSLKIIPILEKEYPNIKFVKIDSIDNGFYKLKNNEIFGFIDNIYALSHNINKNKLHNLKINTTLNYFLNMFLQVENKDKEFVELVNYTISKLTKNEQKSILNNYQQILYHDSITYLQILKFILPLVLLLFIFLFFNLRLKKEIEKRKKAEIELLKLANKDSLTNIYNRRKIEEICEHELLRSKRYLTQFSIIFFDLNDFKLINDKFGHHMGDVVLIKVAQIINKHIRQTDSFGRWGGDEFLIVLPQTNKEQTKSIIFGLERNLNTIEFEFDKSLKISCSFGFTEYEKDDTLDSLLKKADESMYIAKANYKKLKKNQSKD; this is encoded by the coding sequence ATGATTATTAAAAAATTACTTATTATTTTATTATTGTTTATCTTTAATGCTCAAATTAATGCAAATCAAAATATAACTCTCTATTTAGATTGGTTAAATCAATTCCAATTTGCAGGTTATTATATTGCAAAAGAAAAAGGCTATTATGAGAATATAGGCTTAAATGTTGAAATAAAAGAATCAAATAAAGATATAAATATTTTAGATAAAGTAATTAATAATGAAAATAGCTATGGTATTGGGAAATCATCACTTATACTAGATACATTAAGTGGAAAAGATATTATTTTATTATCTAGTATTTATCAAAGTTCTCCTTTAGTTCTATTAAGTCTAAAAAGTCTTAATATAAAAACTATAAAAGATTTAAAAAATAAAAAAATAATGATTACAAATGATGCAATTGAAGCTACATCAATAAAATCAATGATTACATCTCAAAATCTAAATTTAAATGATATAAAAATTCAAAAACATACTTTTAATATTGAAGATTTAATAAATGGAAAAACTGATGTTATGGCTTGTTATCTTTCAAATGAACCACATATTTTGGAAAAAAGAAATATAGAATATAATATTATTGATCCAAATGAATATAATTTTAATTTTTATGAAGGTATTTTATTTACATCAAAAAAAGAATTATTAAACAATTCAATTAGAGTTCAAGATTTTAATGAAGCCTCTTTAAAAGGATGGAAATATGCTTTTGAAAATATTGAAGAAACAGCAAAAATAATTTTTGAAAAATATAATACTCAAAATAAAAGTTTAGAAGATTTAATATATGAAGGTAAAATTTTAAAAAAACTATCAAAATATAATGAAAGTTTATTAGGAGATATTTCAGCTGAAAAAATAGATGAAATAAAAAAGATTTATACCTTTTTAGGATTAAATAAAGATAATAATAAATTTGATACTAATTCAATTATATTAAATAAAACAAAAATTATTTTGAATAAAGAGAAATTAGATTATTTAAGAAATAATCATTTTACTCTTTTAGTTGAAGATAATAAGATACCTTTTTCTTTTAAATTAACAAATGAATTTAAAGGTATAGAAATTGATTTTTGGGATTTTATTTCTAAAAAATTAAATAAACCTTTTAATTTAGAAGAGACTATCAGCAATAAATTATTTAATATTTTCTCAAATACAATAAAGGCAAGATTTGTTTATAGCTTAAAAAAAATTACAAGTGATAAATATATATTAAGTAATTCTATTGCTCAAATTCCAATAGCCATAGTTACAAAAAATGACAAAAATTATATTAGTGATTTATCAGTATTAGAAAATGTAAAAATTGGAGTATTTGATAGTTTAAAAATAATTCCAATATTAGAAAAAGAATATCCAAATATTAAGTTTGTAAAAATTGATTCTATTGACAATGGTTTTTATAAACTGAAGAACAATGAAATTTTTGGATTTATAGATAATATTTATGCTCTTTCTCATAATATAAATAAAAATAAACTTCATAATTTAAAAATAAACACCACTTTAAATTACTTTTTAAATATGTTTTTACAAGTAGAAAATAAAGATAAAGAATTTGTTGAGTTAGTAAACTATACCATAAGTAAATTGACTAAAAACGAACAAAAATCTATATTAAATAATTATCAACAAATTTTGTATCATGATAGTATTACTTATTTACAAATTTTAAAATTCATACTTCCTTTAGTTCTATTATTATTCATTTTTTTATTCTTCAACCTAAGACTAAAAAAAGAGATTGAGAAAAGAAAAAAAGCTGAAATAGAACTTTTAAAACTTGCAAATAAAGATAGTTTAACAAATATCTATAATAGAAGAAAAATTGAAGAAATTTGTGAACATGAGCTATTAAGAAGTAAACGATACCTTACTCAATTCTCAATAATATTTTTTGATTTAAATGATTTCAAACTAATAAATGATAAATTTGGTCATCATATGGGTGATGTTGTTTTAATAAAAGTCGCTCAAATTATAAATAAACATATAAGACAAACTGATAGTTTTGGAAGATGGGGAGGAGACGAATTTTTGATTGTTTTACCTCAAACAAACAAAGAACAAACAAAAAGTATAATCTTTGGATTAGAAAGAAATTTAAATACTATTGAATTTGAATTTGACAAATCTTTAAAAATTAGCTGTAGCTTTGGATTTACAGAATATGAAAAAGATGATACATTAGATTCATTACTCAAAAAAGCAGATGAATCAATGTATATAGCAAAAGCTAATTATAAAAAACTAAAAAAGAATCAATCAAAAGATTAA
- a CDS encoding ABC transporter ATP-binding protein: MNDIVQIEKLQKIFCKGNICIANNINLSIQEGEIFTILGKSGSGKTTFLRMIAGLETPDDGEIIIDNNTVFSKNKNLEPKDREVAVVFQNYALLPHLTIASNITFGSKASKKDLDEVLEKTKLKGQENKFPHELSGGQQQRVALARAIINKPKILLLDEPLSNIDTELRSHLRVELKEMIKAFNITALFITHDKEDAFYLSDRIAIMHGGNILQVGTAKEIYHHPNDLYCANFLGKMTQIGTNSYIRPEHIEICLDGEFEAIIKEITFYGSFYEVLIISNKKELLVHSFDDNLKIGQKIKYKFNGEILKF; this comes from the coding sequence ATGAATGATATAGTTCAAATAGAAAAATTACAAAAAATATTTTGTAAAGGAAATATTTGTATTGCAAATAATATAAATTTATCAATCCAAGAAGGTGAAATATTCACAATTCTAGGAAAAAGCGGAAGTGGAAAAACTACTTTTTTAAGAATGATTGCTGGACTTGAAACTCCTGATGATGGTGAAATTATTATAGATAATAATACAGTTTTTTCAAAAAATAAAAATTTAGAGCCAAAAGATAGAGAAGTTGCTGTTGTATTTCAAAACTATGCTCTTTTACCACATCTTACAATTGCTTCAAATATTACTTTTGGAAGCAAAGCTTCAAAAAAAGATTTAGATGAAGTTTTAGAAAAAACAAAATTAAAAGGACAAGAAAATAAATTTCCTCACGAATTAAGTGGAGGTCAACAACAAAGAGTTGCGCTAGCTCGTGCAATTATCAATAAACCAAAAATCTTACTTCTAGATGAACCTTTAAGTAATATCGATACAGAATTACGAAGTCATTTAAGAGTTGAATTAAAAGAGATGATTAAAGCTTTTAATATTACAGCTTTATTTATAACTCATGATAAAGAAGATGCCTTTTATTTATCTGATAGAATTGCTATTATGCATGGCGGTAATATTCTACAAGTTGGAACAGCAAAAGAGATTTATCACCATCCAAATGATTTATATTGTGCAAACTTTTTAGGTAAGATGACTCAAATTGGAACTAATTCATATATAAGACCTGAACATATAGAGATTTGTTTGGATGGGGAATTTGAAGCTATTATTAAAGAAATAACTTTTTATGGAAGTTTTTACGAGGTTCTAATTATTTCAAATAAAAAAGAATTATTAGTTCATAGTTTTGATGATAATTTGAAGATAGGACAAAAAATAAAATATAAATTCAATGGTGAAATCCTAAAATTTTAA
- a CDS encoding 2OG-Fe(II) oxygenase, whose amino-acid sequence MTQISNKIYCSDFLISFDIETKLLPNPYYDYPFLIIENFLDGNECYEINKKVKEDDDYQKAQIKIQKLITRAKINEKIRKTNIYSLNEKYLEIYTKRFLNYQPIIEEYFKLALTTSTNIQVLEYIKDSFYAMHSDDSSMIYKDNELIGFVPVAKQRKVSSVLFTTSTNKVASDNSFIGGELLFNFLFDKNGNEIKIEPKAGMMLVFLSNPYFTHEVLKVIKGRRISLVQWHNAIIN is encoded by the coding sequence TTGACTCAAATTAGCAATAAAATTTATTGCTCTGATTTTTTAATTTCATTTGATATTGAAACTAAATTATTACCTAATCCTTATTATGATTATCCTTTTTTAATTATTGAAAACTTTCTGGATGGAAATGAGTGTTATGAAATAAATAAAAAAGTAAAAGAAGATGATGATTATCAAAAAGCGCAAATAAAAATACAAAAACTTATTACAAGAGCAAAGATAAATGAAAAAATTAGAAAAACAAATATTTACTCTCTTAATGAAAAATATTTAGAAATTTATACAAAAAGATTTTTGAACTATCAACCAATAATAGAAGAATATTTCAAGTTAGCACTAACAACATCAACAAATATTCAAGTTTTAGAATATATAAAAGATTCTTTTTACGCAATGCATAGTGATGATTCAAGTATGATATATAAAGATAATGAACTTATAGGTTTTGTACCAGTTGCCAAACAAAGAAAAGTTTCGAGTGTACTATTTACAACATCAACTAATAAAGTTGCAAGTGATAATAGTTTTATAGGAGGAGAACTTTTATTTAATTTTTTGTTTGATAAAAATGGTAATGAAATAAAAATAGAACCAAAAGCAGGAATGATGTTGGTCTTTTTAAGTAATCCATATTTTACCCATGAAGTTTTAAAAGTAATAAAAGGGAGAAGAATAAGTCTAGTTCAATGGCATAATGCAATCATAAATTAG
- a CDS encoding nitrite/sulfite reductase, with product MAKELSALEQLKASRNPLRVIDDIYKEAKEGIPLKDEYIGLLKWYGMYPHVNSDGREDKKYFMKRIKLVDTKMNLAQLKVMAQIGLEYAQGLVDFTTRQNVQFHYIQIKDMPAIFELLQSVGLTSRMASGDGPRPIMTCPVSGIDEGEIYDVRELVKQVDTYFDKNDDRFCNFPRKYKIGISGCKCHCAAHEIQDVAFTGFKADNGEVLFDLTIGGGLSKSKQIATRASRYVKPEQVLDVAVACAEIFRDNGNRDNRNKARVRHLLNDWGIEKFVDEIEKVIGYKLQEGLVEPKIASFENRNHFGINKSKQKGYSYVGFATNSGRVPGTDFAKMYEICEKYNAEGLALTATQNFVVYGVKDEVVQALADEFIALGYPYQPTPFRARLQSCTGKEFCKFGITETKEFAKKVVVELENRFPEFIEDVTISFSGCGNGCSQPQISDIGFVGGMIRHEGERVEGYEVLLGGNLEGTSKSRLSRKIGVKVPATGVVDYVEKLINDYKADNLGQTRFKDYLAALEPVGAIEE from the coding sequence ATGGCAAAAGAGTTATCTGCATTAGAGCAATTAAAAGCTTCAAGAAATCCTTTAAGAGTTATTGATGATATTTATAAAGAAGCAAAAGAAGGCATTCCTTTAAAAGATGAATATATTGGTTTATTAAAATGGTATGGAATGTATCCTCATGTAAATAGTGATGGCAGAGAAGATAAAAAATATTTTATGAAAAGAATCAAATTAGTTGATACTAAAATGAATTTAGCTCAACTAAAAGTTATGGCACAAATAGGTCTTGAATATGCACAAGGATTAGTAGATTTCACAACAAGACAAAATGTTCAATTTCACTATATTCAAATCAAAGATATGCCAGCAATTTTTGAATTATTACAAAGTGTGGGTTTAACGTCAAGAATGGCTTCAGGTGATGGACCAAGACCAATTATGACTTGTCCAGTGAGTGGAATTGATGAAGGTGAGATTTATGATGTAAGAGAACTTGTGAAACAAGTAGATACTTACTTTGATAAAAATGATGATAGATTTTGCAATTTCCCAAGAAAATATAAAATAGGTATTAGTGGATGTAAATGTCATTGTGCAGCTCATGAAATCCAAGATGTTGCTTTTACTGGATTTAAAGCAGATAATGGTGAAGTTTTATTTGATTTAACAATTGGAGGTGGTTTATCAAAATCAAAACAAATTGCTACAAGAGCTTCAAGATATGTAAAACCAGAACAAGTTTTAGATGTAGCAGTTGCATGTGCAGAAATCTTTAGAGATAATGGAAATAGAGATAATAGAAATAAAGCAAGGGTTAGACATTTATTAAATGATTGGGGAATTGAAAAATTCGTTGATGAAATTGAAAAAGTAATTGGATACAAATTACAAGAAGGTTTAGTTGAACCAAAAATTGCTTCATTTGAAAATAGAAATCATTTTGGAATTAATAAATCAAAACAAAAGGGATATTCTTATGTTGGTTTTGCAACTAATTCAGGAAGAGTTCCGGGAACTGATTTTGCTAAAATGTATGAAATTTGTGAAAAATATAATGCTGAAGGATTAGCTTTAACTGCAACTCAGAATTTTGTAGTTTATGGTGTTAAAGATGAGGTAGTTCAAGCTTTAGCAGATGAATTTATAGCTTTAGGATATCCATATCAACCAACTCCTTTTAGAGCAAGATTACAATCTTGTACAGGGAAAGAGTTCTGTAAATTTGGTATTACTGAAACAAAAGAGTTTGCAAAAAAAGTTGTTGTTGAACTTGAAAATAGATTCCCAGAATTTATTGAAGATGTAACTATTTCATTTTCAGGATGTGGAAATGGTTGTTCTCAACCACAAATTTCTGATATTGGATTTGTTGGTGGAATGATAAGACATGAAGGTGAAAGAGTTGAAGGTTATGAAGTTCTTTTAGGTGGAAATTTAGAAGGAACAAGTAAAAGTAGACTTTCAAGAAAAATTGGAGTAAAAGTTCCAGCTACAGGTGTTGTTGATTATGTTGAAAAACTTATAAATGATTACAAAGCAGATAATTTAGGTCAGACAAGATTTAAAGATTATTTAGCAGCACTAGAGCCAGTTGGAGCAATTGAAGAATAA